A stretch of Henckelia pumila isolate YLH828 chromosome 4, ASM3356847v2, whole genome shotgun sequence DNA encodes these proteins:
- the LOC140864893 gene encoding UDP-N-acetylmuramoyl-L-alanyl-D-glutamate--2,6-diaminopimelate ligase MurE homolog, chloroplastic, with product MALGFLSLRPFPPPRPPLSFSPKLKSNTVNHRILLLKPPIPSAIGPDGKYYPTSADDDPPEASEDSMHGVNKFQQIQRQAARARKVQEEEYKKDQPIFLKALEETEDNPASLNNDDSGDDLFGEIDKAITLKRQEFIKKGLIKPAPKKEPVPELESVDELEPEEVVDLEEISELQGLAEVSDDESVDEDEESLDFEVGNGEVSSNLSSFDIDLDDFGKTKTRIVEPKFKISLAELLDDSKVVPILVSGDLEVKISGISHDSRLVESGDLFVCRVGKKTDGHLYLSEADKRGAVAVVASKEMDIGDTLGCRALVMVEDTDAVLATLASSFFRYPSKSMYVIGITGTNGKTTTSHLIKGMYEAMGLRTGMLSTVANYVHGDNKLESTKATMDSVLIQRLIGKMLHNGTEALVMEASSHELALGRCDEVDFDIAVFTNLTRDHLDFHGTVAEYRDAMAKLFSRMVDPERHRKIVNIDDPNATFFISQGNPEVPVVTFAMENKNADVHPLKFELSLFETQVLVNTPQGILEISSGLLGRHNIYSMLAAVAVGIAVGAPLEDIVRGIEEVDAVPGRCELIDEEQAFGVVVDHAQTPGALSRLLDHVRELSPRRIITVFGCPGETDRGKRPMMTKIATDKSDITILTSDNPKNEDPLDILDDMLAGVGWTMQDYLKYGENDYYPPLPNGHRLFLHDIRLVAVRCAIAMGEEGDMVVVAGKGHETYQIQGEKKDFFDDREECREALQYVDELHRAGIDTSEFPWRLPESH from the exons ATGGCGCTTGGATTCCTCTCTCTACGGCCCTTCCCGCCACCGCGGCCACCGCTCTCCTTCTCTCcgaaactcaaatccaacaccgTTAACCACCGCATTCTCCTTCTGAAGCCACCCATTCCCTCCGCAATCGGCCCTGATGGCAAATACTACCCCACCTCAGCTGACGATGACCCACCTGAAGCTTCTGAGGACTCCATGCACGGCGTCAACAAGTTTCAGCAAATCCAACGCCAGGCGGCCCGTGCTCgcaaggttcaagaagaagagTACAAAAAAGATCAGCCCATTTTCCTCAAAGCCCTCGAGGAGACGGAGGATAATCCCGCTTCTCTTAACAATGATGATTCTGGGGATGATCTTTTTGGGGAGATTGATAAGGCTATTACGTTGAAACGCCAAGAATTTATCAAGAAGGGGTTGATTAAGCCAGCCCCCAAGAAAGAGCCGGTGCCCGAACTTGAGAGTGTGGATGAGTTGGAGCCGGAGGAAGTTGTTGATTTGGAGGAAATTAGTGAGCTTCAAGGGTTGGCCGAGGTTTCTGATGATGAAAGCGTGGATGAAGATGAGGAAAGTTTGGATTTTGAGGTGGGCAATGGTGAGGTTTCGAGCAATTTATCTTCATTTGATATTGATTTGGATGATTTTGGAAAGACCAAGACTAGGATTGTTGAGCCTAAGTTTAAGATCAGCTTAGCTGAGCTGTTGGATGATAGTAAAGTTGTTCCTATATTGGTGTCTGGTGATTTGGAGGTCAAAATCAGTGGGATTTCTCATGATTCTCGCCTTGTTGAGAGTGGAGATTTGTTTGTGTGTCGTGTTGGGAAGAAAACAGACGGGCACCTGTATCTATCGGAAGCAGATAAGAGAGGTGCTGTTGCAGTTGTGGCAAGTAAGGAGATGGATATAGGGGATACTTTGGGATGTAGGGCACTGGTAATGGTGGAGGATACGGATGCTGTATTGGCTACTTTAGCATCTTCCTTTTTCAGGTATCCTTCAAAGAGCATGTACGTCATTGGGATCACTGGGACAAATGGGAAGACAACAACTTCCCATTTGATTAAAGGGATGTACGAGGCAATGGGATTGAGGACAGGAATGTTGAGTACAGTGGCGAATTATGTTCATGGAGACAACAAGCTGGAGTCAACCAAGGCGACTATGGATTCAGTTTTGATCCAGAGGTTGATAGGAAAAATGCTGCACAATGGGACAGAGGCACTGGTCATGGAGGCTTCTTCTCATGAACTGGCCCTGGGACGGTGTGATGAGGTTGACTTTGACATTGCAGTTTTCACTAACTTGACAAGGGACCATTTGGATTTTCATGGGACGGTTGCGGAGTACAGAGATGCCATGGCCAAACTTTTTTCGAGGATGGTTGATCCAGAACGCCATCGCAAGATAGTAAATATAGATGATCCAAATGCAACTTTCTTTATCTCACAAGGGAATCCTGAGGTACCGGTTGTGACCTTTGCAATGGAGAATAAGAATGCTGATGTACATCCTCTAAAGTTTGAATTGTCTTTGTTTGAGACCCAAGTTCTAGTCAATACACCTCAAGGTATATTGGAAATTTCGTCAGGGCTACTTGGAAGGCATAATATTTACAGCATGCTTGCAGCAGTTGCTGTTGGGATTGCAGTTGGGGCTCCTTTGGAGGATATTGTACGAGGGATTGAAGAGGTTGATGCGGTGCCGGGCAGGTGTGAGTTGATAGATGAGGAACAGGCTTTTGGAGTGGTTGTAGACCATGCACAAACTCCTGGTGCTTTGTCTAGACTTCTTGATCATGTTAGAGAACTTTCCCCCAGGAGAATTATAACCG TTTTTGGTTGTCCTGGCGAAACCGACAGAGGGAAAAGGCCGATGATGACAAAGATCGCAACAGATAAAAGTGATATCACCATTTTGACATCAGACAATCCAAAAAATGAAGACCCTT TGGACATCTTGGATGACATGCTGGCCGGTGTAGGATGGACAATGCAAGATTACCTGAAATATGGAGAAAATGATTATTATCCACCTCTTCCCAATGGCCATAGACTGTTTCTACATGATATTAGACTCGTAGCTGTACGATGTGCTATTGCAATGGGTGAGGAAGGCGATATGGTG GTGGTTGCTGGTAAAGGCCATGAAACCTATCAGATACAAGGTGAAAAGAAGGACTTCTTTGATGATCGAGAGGAATGCCGGGAGGCATTGCAGTATGTTGACGAGCTTCACCGAGCTGGAATTGATACAAGTGAATTCCCGTGGAG GTTACCTGAGAGCCATTAG